From the Limanda limanda chromosome 2, fLimLim1.1, whole genome shotgun sequence genome, one window contains:
- the LOC133022902 gene encoding rho GDP-dissociation inhibitor 1-like codes for MAEDEVTPEQLAAIAAENEEPEPVDYKPPAQKTVQELHELDKDDESLRKYKEALLGAAVSVADPSVSNVQVTRMSLMCESAPNPLVLDLQGDLEPFKKQAFVLKEGVEYKIMISFKVNREIVSGLKYVQQTYRKGMKIDKSDYMVGSYGPRPNDYDFLTTVEEAPTGLLARGNYVIKSKFTDDDKHDHLSWEWNLNIKKDWKD; via the exons ATGGCTGAGGATGAGGTGACTCCAGAGCAGCTAGCAGCCATCGCCGCCGAGAATGAGGAGCCAGAGCCGGTGGACTACAAGCCACCAGCCCAGAAGACGGTGCAAGAACTCCACGAGCTGGATAAGGATGATGAAAGCCTACGCAAATATAAGGAAGCCCTGCTCGGTGCTGCGGTCTCTGTGGCTG ACCCCAGTGTCTCCAATGTCCAAGTGACCAGGATGTCTCTGATGTGTGAAAGTGCTCCAAACCCCCTGGTCCTGGACCTGCAAG GAGACCTGGAACCCTTTAAGAAGCAGGCCTTTGTCCTAAAGGAGGGAgttgaatacaaaataatgatCAGCTTTaag gtgaaCAGGGAGATTGTTTCGGGCCTGAAGTATGTGCAGCAAACATACAGGAAAGGAATGAAGA TTGATAAATCCGACTACATGGTCGGCAGCTACGGGCCTCGTCCCAATGACTACGACTTCCTGACCACGGTGGAGGAGGCTCCCACAGGCTTGTTGGCTCGCggcaactacgtcatcaaatcCAAGTTCACCGACGACGACAAGCACGACCACCTGTCCTGGGAGTGGAACCTCAACATCAAGAAAGACTGGAAAGATTAA